The Negativicutes bacterium genome includes the window ATTATGATTTTCCACAATATGAAGCGCCGATAACGCTTGAATTGCAAAGGATAAATCCATAATTTCAGTTGGATGACCGTCACCAGCTGCTAGATTTACTAATCGTCCTTCACCTAATAAATATAAGCTTCTTCCATCAGCCATTTTGAATTCTTCAATATTTTTTCTTACAGTACGAGTCGAAACTGCTAATTTATTTAAATCAACTTTATTAATTTCCACATCAAAATGACCTGCATTAGCCATCATCGCACCATTTTTCATAACTTTAAAATGTTCACCCGTTATAACATCGCTACACCCTGTCAAAGTAACAAAAATATCACCATGTTTTGCTGCTTCTTGCATTGGCATTACATTAAATCCATCAAATACGGCTTCAATTGCCTTGATTGGATCAATTTCCGTAACAATGACATTAGCACCCAAGCCTTTTGCTCTCATTGCTACCCCTTTGCCACACCAGCCATAACCAGCAACGACAACAGTTTTACCAACAACCGTTAAGTTTGTGGTTCTCATAATCCCATCCCAAGTAGATTGACCTGTGCCATAACGATTATCAAATAAATATTTACAATAAGCATCATTCGCCGCAATCATTGGGAATTTTAAACGTTGTTCATTCTCTAATGCTCTTAATCTAATGACACCAGTAGTAGTTTCTTCAGAGCCACCTAAAATTTTTCCGGCCAATTCACTTCTTGTTGTATGTAATAATGATACTAAATCCCCACCATCATCAATAATAATATCAGGTTCACTATCTAATGCTTTATTTAAAAACACTTCATATTCTTCATCAGTACAATTATACCAAGCATATACTGTCACACCATTTTCTACTAACGCTGCCGCTACATCATCTTGAGTCGATAACGGATTACTACCTGTTACAACAACCTCTGCTCCAGCATTTTTAAGTACTAAGCCTAAGTAAGCTGTTTTTGCTTCTAAATGCATCGTTACAACCATTTTTTTACCGGCAAAAGGTTTTGTTTTAATAAACTCATCATTTAAGGAATTTAAAACCGGCATAAAGTTTTTAACCCAATTAATTTTATCATGCCCTTGTGGTGCTAATGTAATGTCTCTAATCATTGATTTCATAAAATTATTCACCTCGTAATTTTTTTTGTAGATTTTCAATTGCTTTATCATATGGAGCCTTTAATACACCATGTTCAGTAATAATCCCACTAATAAACTTATGTGGAGTTACGTCAAACGCCGGATTAAAAACATCAATATCTAATGGTGCTGTTTGCACCCCAAAAACATGCGTAACTTCTGCTTTATCACGTTCTTCGATTGGAATTTCTTCACCATTTTCCAGTGTAAAATCAAAAGTAGATACCGGCGCTGCTACATAAAACGGAATATTATGTTCTTTAGCTAACACCGCTACACTATAAGTGCCGATTTTATTAGCCACATCACCATTTTTCGTAATTCTATCAGCCCCAACTATTACTGCATTAACCATTTTATTCTTCATAACCCAGCCGGCCATATTATCAGTTATCAAGGTAACCGGAATATTATCTTGACTTAACTCCCAAGCGGTTAAGCGGGATCCTTGTAATAGCGGTCTTGTTTCATCAGCAAAAACTCTGCTCACATTTCCCTCTGACCAAGCTTGCCTAATAACCCCTAAGGCTGTTCCCATCTCAACTGTTGCAAGCGCCCCGGCATTACAGTGCGTCAAAATAGCAGTCGGCTTAGTAAATAAAGTCGCCCCATGTTTAGCCATATCGTTATTAACTTTTTTATCATCTGCATAAATTGCTAAAGCTTCTGCTTCTAATTTTTCCGCAAGCAATGAAGGTTGCAAATCTTTATATGCTACAATAACTCGCCCCATTCGATCCAACGCCCAAAATAAATTTACCGCCGTTGGTCTAGTGGCTCGCAAAACTTTGTCAATCTCCATAAGTTCATTGTAAAAATTAGGACAATTTTCATCAACCAGTGTTTTTGCACCTAAAACCATTCCAAAAGCTGCTGCTGCGCCTATTGCCGGAGCACCACGAACTTCTAGTTTTTTAATCGCTTCCGCTACAATTTCATAATTATCACATTTAATATATTCTACAACTTTCGGCAATTTAGTTTGATTTAACAATTCTAATTTGCCATCAGTCCAAATCATTGTTTGCATAAAACCCTCCTACAATTTAAAACCACCATATTCCGCTAAGCGTTTATCACAATTGCATTGTTTGTTATCATCATTGATTAATTCAATTGCTTTCATTATTAGTTTTTGAATGTTTTTGCTATTTTGTGCCATTGCTTCTAGCACTTCACCATGTGTTAAAGCCTGTGGTGAAATTCCCGCTGCAAAGTTCGTAACCATCGAAACAGTACAGTAACACATTTCAGCTTCACAAGCTAATACAACTTCCGGGACATTAGTCATGCCGACTAAATCTCCACCAAATTGCGCAAACATTTTAATTTCAGCCGGTGTTTCAAACCGCGGTCCATCAGTACAAACATAAACGCCCTTATCGTGGACAGCAATATCTGTAGCCATCGCTGCCGTTTTAATAAAACTACGTAAATCCGGGCAATATGGCTCTGTTACATCAAGATGTACAACCTCACGACCATTGCCATCATAAAACGTGCTAATTCTATTTTTCGTAAAATCTAAAAATTGATCAACTAGTACAAAATCACCAGGCTTCATCGCCAAATTCAATGAGCCCACTGCTGTTGTCGCAATAATATTTTTAACACCAATTTTTTTTATTGCCCAAATATTAGCACGATAATTAATTAAGTGTGGTGGAATAGAATGGTCGCTACCATGTCGTGGGATAAACGCAATTTTTTTGCCAGCGTATTCACCAACTTTGAATTTAACACTACCATAAGGAGTATTAACTTCTTGTTCTGTTATATTTTCTAAGATATTAGGATCATAAACTCCGGTACCACCAATTATCGCAATATTAATCATAACATCACATCCTCTTTATAATTCTCTTATGATATTTTCAAAATATCACTCATTTTCTGTAATACATAATCAGGTTCTTGTTCTTGAAGTTTTAGCCAATCAAGATGAGTCCACTTTACCGCGACGGTTTTGACACCCGCTTGCTTACCGCTCATAATATCGGCAGGACTGTCTCCAACCATTAAACAAACTTCAGGCG containing:
- the mtnA gene encoding S-methyl-5-thioribose-1-phosphate isomerase, coding for MQTMIWTDGKLELLNQTKLPKVVEYIKCDNYEIVAEAIKKLEVRGAPAIGAAAAFGMVLGAKTLVDENCPNFYNELMEIDKVLRATRPTAVNLFWALDRMGRVIVAYKDLQPSLLAEKLEAEALAIYADDKKVNNDMAKHGATLFTKPTAILTHCNAGALATVEMGTALGVIRQAWSEGNVSRVFADETRPLLQGSRLTAWELSQDNIPVTLITDNMAGWVMKNKMVNAVIVGADRITKNGDVANKIGTYSVAVLAKEHNIPFYVAAPVSTFDFTLENGEEIPIEERDKAEVTHVFGVQTAPLDIDVFNPAFDVTPHKFISGIITEHGVLKAPYDKAIENLQKKLRGE
- a CDS encoding adenosylhomocysteinase gives rise to the protein MKSMIRDITLAPQGHDKINWVKNFMPVLNSLNDEFIKTKPFAGKKMVVTMHLEAKTAYLGLVLKNAGAEVVVTGSNPLSTQDDVAAALVENGVTVYAWYNCTDEEYEVFLNKALDSEPDIIIDDGGDLVSLLHTTRSELAGKILGGSEETTTGVIRLRALENEQRLKFPMIAANDAYCKYLFDNRYGTGQSTWDGIMRTTNLTVVGKTVVVAGYGWCGKGVAMRAKGLGANVIVTEIDPIKAIEAVFDGFNVMPMQEAAKHGDIFVTLTGCSDVITGEHFKVMKNGAMMANAGHFDVEINKVDLNKLAVSTRTVRKNIEEFKMADGRSLYLLGEGRLVNLAAGDGHPTEIMDLSFAIQALSALHIVENHNNMENKVYIMPDEVNMNVAQIKLTAMNIGIDKLTEAQKKYLNQA
- the mtnP gene encoding S-methyl-5'-thioadenosine phosphorylase encodes the protein MINIAIIGGTGVYDPNILENITEQEVNTPYGSVKFKVGEYAGKKIAFIPRHGSDHSIPPHLINYRANIWAIKKIGVKNIIATTAVGSLNLAMKPGDFVLVDQFLDFTKNRISTFYDGNGREVVHLDVTEPYCPDLRSFIKTAAMATDIAVHDKGVYVCTDGPRFETPAEIKMFAQFGGDLVGMTNVPEVVLACEAEMCYCTVSMVTNFAAGISPQALTHGEVLEAMAQNSKNIQKLIMKAIELINDDNKQCNCDKRLAEYGGFKL